One part of the Streptococcus sp. oral taxon 431 genome encodes these proteins:
- a CDS encoding TPM domain-containing protein — protein MKKYRWLKKSFLARILGLLMVFLFLSAFTAPEKPDYGIYDPNHYLTEDAITQIRDLNEANSKKAEKLQIGVYIVDSLEGESIETVANETARAWKIGYSGDNFGSLIVVAVQDRKSRIETSNNTAIRITDYQTKQILAASRTDFKTGDYGKGILAIAKGLDNQFYRGSGTFPSDESSKIKRYSDSISGKKSSRNSSSSSHRKNSDPMDNVFGVGIIIYFIIVFIAIIRGGGGGRGGDSSDGGWWFSDSSDSDSSWSDSGSDSSGGWDGGGFDGGGSSDDW, from the coding sequence ATGAAAAAATATAGATGGTTAAAGAAAAGTTTCTTGGCGCGTATCCTTGGATTGCTGATGGTATTTCTCTTCTTATCAGCATTCACAGCACCTGAAAAACCAGACTATGGTATCTACGATCCGAATCACTATTTGACAGAGGACGCTATCACACAAATTCGTGATTTGAATGAAGCTAATAGTAAAAAGGCAGAAAAGCTCCAAATAGGTGTCTATATCGTAGATAGTCTGGAAGGAGAAAGCATTGAAACGGTGGCTAATGAAACTGCCAGGGCTTGGAAGATTGGCTATTCAGGAGATAATTTTGGAAGTCTCATTGTAGTAGCTGTTCAAGACCGTAAATCGAGAATTGAAACCAGTAATAACACCGCCATTAGAATAACGGACTATCAAACCAAGCAGATTTTGGCAGCCAGCCGTACAGATTTCAAAACTGGTGACTATGGTAAAGGAATTCTAGCGATTGCCAAAGGCTTGGACAATCAGTTTTATAGAGGAAGTGGAACATTTCCATCTGATGAATCCTCTAAAATCAAACGTTATTCTGATAGCATCAGTGGGAAAAAATCGAGTCGCAATAGTAGCTCGTCTAGTCATCGTAAGAACAGTGACCCTATGGACAATGTGTTTGGAGTAGGGATAATCATTTATTTCATTATCGTATTTATAGCCATTATTAGAGGAGGCGGCGGTGGCCGAGGAGGAGATTCCTCTGACGGAGGATGGTGGTTTAGTGACTCATCCGATTCGGATTCATCTTGGTCAGACTCAGGTTCAGATTCTTCTGGTGGCTGGGACGGCGGAGGCTTTGATGGCGGTGGCTCATCCGATGATTGGTAA
- a CDS encoding DUF5960 family protein, with protein MTRKELYENKLQMDYFSDDYIRFEEDFQKYSAMNVPLTFLIDDILRTMAINQKDYFVLNKENAKDGRDHYYYFEIDCRVGCRSFHYKKHVNR; from the coding sequence ATGACTAGAAAAGAACTTTATGAAAATAAACTACAGATGGACTATTTTTCAGATGACTACATCCGCTTTGAAGAAGATTTCCAAAAATACTCTGCCATGAATGTACCTCTGACTTTTCTGATTGACGACATTCTGCGAACCATGGCTATCAACCAAAAGGACTACTTTGTCTTGAACAAGGAAAATGCCAAGGATGGCAGAGATCATTATTATTATTTTGAGATAGATTGTCGCGTAGGATGTAGAAGTTTTCACTATAAAAAGCATGTGAATAGATAA
- a CDS encoding Y-family DNA polymerase, which produces MGYFDYSREPKSDIAFVDMKSFYASVECVERGLHPLKTSLCVMSRADNSVGLILASSPMFKKVFGKANVGRAYDLPFDIKTRKFSYYNAKKQGLRTDSAYVRFIEDWARVTVIVPPRMDKYIAVNMKIQRIFQNYGGPDDIYPYSIDEGFIDLTSSLNYFVPDQQISRKDKLDMLSARIQRDIWRQTGIYSTVGMSNANPLLAKLALDNEAKHTPTMRANWSYQDVEDKVWSIPKMTDFWGIGRRMEKRLNALGIHSIKELANSNPDVLKKELGQAGLRLWFHANGIDESNVHKPYKAKSHGLGNSQILPRDYVKQRDIEIILREMAEQVAIRLRRARKKTTVVSIHLGFSKQEQKRSIHTQMKIEPTNNTGLLVSYVLKLFHSKYTSGAVRSVAVSYSGFVDESFALISLFDDVDKLEKEERLQTAIDSIREQFGFTSLLKATALEDASRSIARSKLIGGHSAGGLDGLK; this is translated from the coding sequence ATGGGCTACTTTGATTATTCCAGAGAGCCCAAAAGTGATATTGCCTTTGTCGATATGAAGTCCTTTTATGCCAGTGTTGAGTGTGTGGAAAGAGGACTCCATCCCCTCAAAACCTCCCTTTGTGTCATGAGTCGGGCGGATAATTCTGTTGGGCTTATTCTTGCCTCCTCGCCTATGTTTAAAAAGGTCTTTGGGAAAGCAAATGTAGGTCGTGCTTATGACCTGCCTTTTGATATTAAGACGCGCAAATTTTCCTACTACAATGCTAAGAAACAAGGCTTACGGACAGACTCAGCCTATGTGAGATTTATCGAAGACTGGGCTCGGGTGACCGTCATTGTCCCTCCTCGGATGGATAAGTATATCGCAGTTAATATGAAAATCCAACGAATCTTTCAGAACTATGGCGGTCCAGATGATATTTATCCTTATTCAATTGATGAAGGCTTTATTGATCTAACCAGTTCGCTCAATTATTTTGTTCCGGACCAGCAGATTTCTCGTAAAGATAAGCTGGACATGCTTTCGGCTCGTATCCAGAGAGATATCTGGCGACAGACCGGGATTTACTCGACGGTCGGCATGTCGAATGCCAATCCTCTGCTTGCTAAGTTGGCTTTGGATAATGAAGCCAAGCACACACCGACTATGCGAGCCAATTGGTCTTACCAGGATGTGGAAGATAAGGTCTGGTCTATTCCAAAGATGACTGACTTTTGGGGGATTGGACGTCGAATGGAGAAGCGCTTGAACGCCTTAGGAATTCATTCGATTAAGGAATTGGCTAATAGCAATCCGGATGTCCTGAAGAAGGAACTTGGCCAAGCTGGACTTCGCTTGTGGTTTCATGCCAATGGAATAGACGAGAGTAATGTTCACAAGCCCTATAAAGCCAAATCTCACGGCTTAGGCAATTCGCAAATTTTACCGAGAGACTATGTCAAGCAACGAGACATCGAAATTATCCTTCGAGAGATGGCTGAGCAGGTGGCTATCAGGCTTCGACGGGCCAGAAAGAAGACGACAGTTGTGTCTATTCATCTTGGATTTTCTAAGCAGGAACAAAAACGCTCCATCCATACCCAGATGAAGATTGAGCCGACCAATAATACCGGTCTTTTAGTCAGTTATGTACTGAAATTATTCCATAGCAAATATACTTCTGGAGCTGTCAGAAGCGTTGCCGTTAGTTATTCAGGATTTGTGGACGAGTCCTTTGCTTTAATTTCCCTTTTTGATGATGTTGACAAGCTAGAAAAAGAAGAAAGGCTCCAGACCGCCATTGATTCGATTCGAGAGCAATTTGGCTTTACTTCTCTCTTGAAGGCGACTGCTTTAGAGGATGCCTCGAGAAGTATTGCAAGAAGTAAGCTGATCGGAGGGCACTCTGCTGGAGGATTAGATGGACTAAAATGA
- a CDS encoding XRE family transcriptional regulator: MYQPEKLKARRKELKLTQKEIAEQLGISFQAYSAWERGVKEPSKEKVSQLEEILKVPKGYFTQIEIVRIYNSLSSQGKEKVVVYARNLVQEEQAKKVTAMPEKLFEYHVYERMSAGIGASVYDDRNFDTVYFNEELAHDFASWVSGDSMEPKYQNGSVALIRETGFDYDGAVYAVVCNNQTYIKRVYREEDGLRLVSINPKYKDIFISYEEDPRIVGIIVGNFVPMEG; encoded by the coding sequence ATGTACCAACCAGAAAAACTAAAGGCTCGGAGAAAAGAGCTAAAGCTAACACAGAAGGAAATTGCAGAGCAGCTTGGCATTAGTTTTCAGGCTTATTCGGCTTGGGAGCGTGGAGTCAAGGAGCCTTCTAAAGAGAAGGTTTCACAACTAGAAGAGATTTTAAAAGTACCAAAAGGTTATTTCACCCAAATTGAGATTGTTCGTATCTATAATAGCCTCTCTAGCCAAGGGAAAGAAAAGGTGGTAGTCTATGCTCGCAACCTGGTTCAAGAAGAACAAGCAAAGAAGGTAACGGCCATGCCAGAAAAACTTTTCGAGTATCATGTCTACGAACGTATGTCAGCCGGTATCGGAGCTTCAGTTTATGATGATCGCAACTTTGATACGGTTTACTTTAATGAGGAACTAGCTCACGATTTTGCTTCCTGGGTCTCTGGAGATTCTATGGAACCCAAATATCAAAATGGTTCAGTAGCTTTGATTCGTGAGACCGGATTTGATTATGACGGTGCTGTCTATGCAGTGGTTTGCAATAACCAGACCTATATCAAACGGGTCTATCGAGAAGAGGATGGCTTGCGTCTGGTTTCCATCAATCCTAAATACAAGGATATTTTCATTTCTTATGAGGAAGATCCGCGGATTGTAGGCATTATCGTGGGCAATTTCGTACCCATGGAGGGATAA
- a CDS encoding GNAT family N-acetyltransferase: MISLELMSEENSIDIYSFEKENREYFERNLPPRPATYFDSEGFKEITRELLREQENHDVYMHLIRDAQGTMVGRINLSVLGKDRKTAELGYRIGENVTNLGYASEAVKLVLDKAFTTYGLHKIIAGTATDNLASQRVLLKNGFTFSKIIENDFQMHNEWIHTAVFEIRNL, translated from the coding sequence ATGATAAGTTTAGAGCTGATGTCTGAAGAAAATAGTATAGATATCTATTCTTTTGAAAAAGAAAATCGGGAGTATTTTGAGCGGAATTTACCTCCTAGACCAGCTACCTATTTTGATTCAGAAGGTTTTAAAGAAATTACAAGGGAATTGTTAAGAGAACAAGAGAATCATGATGTCTACATGCATCTTATTAGAGATGCACAAGGTACTATGGTCGGAAGAATCAATTTAAGTGTTTTAGGGAAGGATAGAAAAACAGCAGAACTTGGATATAGGATTGGAGAAAATGTTACTAATTTAGGTTATGCAAGTGAAGCGGTTAAACTCGTTTTAGACAAGGCCTTTACTACTTATGGTTTACATAAGATTATCGCAGGGACGGCAACGGACAATCTGGCCTCTCAGAGAGTGCTTTTAAAAAATGGTTTCACCTTTAGTAAAATCATAGAAAATGACTTTCAAATGCATAACGAGTGGATTCATACGGCAGTATTTGAGATAAGGAATCTATAG
- a CDS encoding DUF6287 domain-containing protein yields MKIGKIIKRTEDIVYIGNNDGSFQKSAIENCEFEPKIGDIVHIYEGLVVKLEAKNAAFTYKPKHKITSIVDGIARIQLNTGNELTISIRELNFQPKLNELVEIYQDADEMIVLRSKEKGINWLLLLSCSLIPIVLTSFMFFFNHKKQDAEAVNTPTSEQLSTTSSTTTTSTTTTSLTTTQDSTTTTEEKPSTQEEQTNAESQKIDEQAILNGDFSTLVGTWRNGLGQEFTFDRSGLVNSGNIEKMNIGNDGSINFSVRTGNTGFGMIIYPAGTTMKWVDSDPSKNRLIAGQVAPASSEQVFYRVD; encoded by the coding sequence ATGAAAATAGGAAAAATAATTAAAAGAACTGAAGATATTGTTTATATCGGTAATAATGATGGAAGCTTTCAAAAGTCTGCTATTGAAAATTGTGAATTCGAGCCCAAAATCGGGGATATTGTTCATATCTATGAGGGTCTAGTTGTAAAACTTGAAGCTAAAAATGCTGCTTTTACTTATAAACCGAAGCATAAGATAACTAGTATTGTAGATGGGATTGCTAGAATACAGCTGAATACAGGAAATGAGCTGACTATTTCGATTCGTGAGTTGAATTTTCAACCTAAATTGAATGAATTAGTTGAGATTTATCAGGATGCTGATGAAATGATTGTTCTACGATCGAAAGAAAAAGGCATCAACTGGCTGTTGCTCTTGTCATGTTCCTTAATTCCTATAGTGCTGACTAGTTTTATGTTCTTTTTTAATCATAAGAAGCAAGATGCAGAAGCAGTGAATACCCCTACATCTGAACAGCTCTCTACTACTAGTAGTACGACAACGACTAGTACAACAACCACTAGTTTAACGACTACTCAAGATAGTACTACGACTACGGAGGAAAAACCTTCGACGCAAGAAGAGCAAACGAATGCTGAATCACAAAAAATAGATGAGCAAGCTATTCTAAATGGTGATTTCTCTACTCTAGTTGGAACATGGAGAAATGGGCTTGGACAAGAATTTACATTCGATAGAAGTGGATTAGTAAACAGTGGAAATATTGAAAAAATGAACATAGGTAATGATGGAAGTATTAACTTTAGTGTTAGAACTGGTAATACAGGATTTGGTATGATTATTTATCCTGCGGGGACTACTATGAAGTGGGTTGATTCTGATCCAAGTAAAAATAGGCTTATTGCTGGTCAAGTTGCTCCAGCTAGTTCAGAACAAGTCTTTTATAGAGTGGACTAA
- a CDS encoding AEC family transporter: MSLFLTSITSIIPIIAIIVLGYILQVKGWFGDAFGPNLSRLIMNVALPASIFVSVMKYLTLDKLISLSGGLLYTFVAFILGYIVAYIAVMVFKVRPGRRGTMINTFVNANTIFIGLPLNVALFGDQALPYFLIYYITNTISTWTLGVYLMTSDSKSGQSKETSKFDWKKLLPAPLVGFLVALLFLILRISIPDFATNTLTYVGNIVTPLSLIYIGIVLAKAGLKTITFDKDTIVTLVGRFILAPLIMLLVLKFFAPNMATVEFKTFMIQSATPALAVLPILANQGKGDVEFSTNVVTLSTVLFIVVIPILQTLLG, from the coding sequence ATGTCACTCTTTTTAACCTCGATTACGAGTATCATTCCGATTATCGCTATTATTGTTTTGGGGTATATTCTTCAGGTGAAGGGATGGTTTGGAGATGCCTTTGGGCCTAACCTATCTCGTTTGATCATGAATGTAGCCTTGCCAGCGTCAATCTTTGTGTCGGTGATGAAATACCTAACACTAGATAAACTAATCAGTCTTTCTGGAGGTCTCCTTTATACATTTGTGGCCTTTATCTTGGGCTATATCGTAGCTTATATTGCAGTTATGGTTTTCAAGGTTCGTCCAGGACGGCGAGGAACCATGATTAATACTTTTGTGAATGCCAATACTATTTTTATTGGTTTACCTTTAAACGTTGCTCTTTTTGGGGATCAGGCTCTTCCTTATTTCTTAATTTACTATATCACTAACACGATTTCCACCTGGACATTGGGCGTGTATTTGATGACGAGTGACAGTAAATCGGGTCAAAGCAAGGAGACAAGTAAATTTGACTGGAAGAAATTGCTACCAGCTCCGCTTGTAGGTTTTCTTGTGGCTCTGCTATTTTTGATTCTCCGAATCTCTATTCCAGATTTCGCAACGAATACCTTAACCTATGTTGGAAATATCGTAACTCCCTTATCTCTGATTTATATTGGTATCGTTCTTGCAAAGGCAGGCTTGAAAACTATTACTTTTGATAAAGATACAATTGTCACTTTAGTTGGACGCTTTATCCTAGCTCCTCTAATCATGCTTCTTGTATTGAAGTTCTTTGCGCCAAATATGGCGACAGTAGAATTTAAGACCTTTATGATTCAGTCCGCTACACCAGCTTTAGCTGTTCTTCCGATCCTTGCTAATCAGGGAAAAGGAGATGTGGAATTCTCTACGAATGTGGTGACTCTAAGTACGGTTTTATTTATCGTTGTTATTCCAATATTACAAACTTTATTAGGATAA
- a CDS encoding malolactic enzyme, with protein MTAHDILNNPFLNKGTAFTLEERKELGLIGLLPPYVQTIEEQAAQTYAQMQTKANDLEKRLFLMEIFNTNRTLFYYLFSQHLEEFNPIVYDPTIADTIEGYSDLFVDPQYAGYLDINHPENIEATLKNAAGDREIRLIVVTDAEGILGIGDWGTNGVDISVGKLMVYTGAAGIDPSMVLPLVIDVGTNREELRNNPNYLGNRHERVRGDRYYDFVDQFVQTAERLFPKLYLHWEDFGRSNAANILEKYRKQIPTFNDDIQGTGIVTLGGIFGSLDISGEKLTDQVYLCYGGGTAGAGIAARVLREMVSEGLSEEEAYKRFFMVDKQGLLFDDMDDLTPEQKPFAKKRADFSNADKLTDLLEVVKTVKPTILVGTSTQPNTFTKEIVEAMCENTERPMIFPLSNPTKLAEASAKDLIEWSDGKAFVATGIPADTVSYKGVDYVIGQANNALIYPGLGLGMLASEASLLTDEMIGAAAHSLSGIVNPGQPGAPVLPPFKYVADVSIKVAEAVAKKAQEQGLARAKETDMAKAVRDLKWYPEYK; from the coding sequence ATGACTGCACATGATATTTTAAACAACCCTTTCCTCAATAAAGGTACTGCCTTTACCTTAGAGGAGCGAAAGGAACTAGGCCTTATTGGTTTACTGCCACCGTATGTTCAAACGATTGAAGAACAAGCGGCGCAAACATATGCACAAATGCAAACAAAAGCCAATGATTTGGAAAAACGTCTTTTCCTAATGGAAATTTTTAATACCAACCGGACTCTTTTCTATTACCTCTTTTCTCAACATTTGGAGGAATTCAATCCAATTGTATACGATCCAACCATTGCAGATACCATTGAAGGCTATAGTGACCTCTTTGTAGATCCCCAATATGCGGGATATCTTGATATCAATCATCCTGAAAATATTGAAGCCACTTTGAAAAATGCTGCTGGGGATCGCGAGATTCGTCTCATTGTTGTAACAGATGCAGAAGGAATCCTTGGAATCGGTGACTGGGGAACAAATGGTGTCGATATTTCTGTTGGGAAATTGATGGTCTACACGGGTGCTGCTGGAATCGATCCTTCTATGGTTCTTCCTTTAGTCATTGATGTAGGGACTAACCGTGAAGAACTTCGTAACAATCCTAATTACTTAGGAAATCGTCACGAACGGGTTCGCGGTGATCGTTACTACGACTTCGTTGACCAATTTGTTCAAACAGCAGAACGTCTCTTTCCTAAACTCTACCTTCACTGGGAAGACTTCGGCCGCTCGAATGCTGCCAATATTCTTGAAAAATACCGGAAACAAATTCCAACTTTTAATGATGATATTCAAGGTACAGGAATCGTTACCTTGGGTGGTATCTTTGGTTCACTAGATATTAGTGGTGAAAAATTAACAGATCAAGTTTATCTCTGCTATGGTGGTGGGACTGCGGGTGCAGGAATTGCCGCTCGTGTTCTTCGTGAAATGGTGAGTGAAGGTCTTTCTGAAGAAGAAGCCTATAAACGTTTCTTTATGGTTGATAAACAAGGTCTTCTCTTTGATGACATGGATGACTTGACACCAGAGCAAAAACCGTTTGCTAAGAAACGTGCTGACTTTAGTAACGCAGACAAGTTGACTGACCTGCTTGAAGTAGTGAAAACTGTGAAGCCAACCATTCTTGTAGGAACTTCGACTCAGCCTAATACCTTCACTAAAGAAATAGTAGAGGCTATGTGTGAAAATACAGAGCGTCCGATGATCTTCCCTTTGTCAAATCCAACCAAACTAGCTGAAGCTAGTGCTAAAGATTTGATTGAATGGTCAGATGGCAAAGCTTTTGTCGCAACAGGAATTCCTGCTGATACAGTTTCTTATAAAGGTGTCGACTATGTGATTGGTCAAGCCAATAATGCCTTGATTTACCCAGGTCTTGGTCTAGGTATGCTGGCTTCTGAAGCAAGTCTTTTGACTGATGAAATGATCGGAGCAGCGGCTCATTCATTGAGTGGTATTGTCAATCCAGGCCAACCAGGAGCTCCTGTCTTGCCACCGTTCAAGTATGTAGCAGATGTTTCTATTAAAGTAGCAGAAGCAGTCGCTAAAAAAGCACAAGAGCAAGGTCTTGCACGTGCTAAGGAAACAGATATGGCCAAAGCAGTTCGTGATTTGAAGTGGTATCCAGAGTATAAATAA
- a CDS encoding helix-turn-helix domain-containing protein, translating into MTNKNYLQQYISQKVKYFRTQKKMSQEELSEQAGLGLKYINQLENQNVNLTIHSLEKVIVALKMTPEEFLNFDSLESTSDKTDNLSLKRINMKVKQLPIDKREKMLVIFESILDNL; encoded by the coding sequence ATGACGAATAAAAACTATTTACAACAATATATTTCCCAAAAAGTGAAATATTTTCGAACACAGAAAAAAATGAGCCAGGAAGAACTTTCGGAACAAGCGGGGCTCGGGCTTAAGTATATCAATCAACTTGAAAACCAAAATGTGAATCTGACCATTCACAGTCTTGAAAAAGTGATTGTCGCCCTAAAGATGACCCCAGAGGAATTTCTCAATTTTGATAGCCTTGAATCAACCTCTGATAAGACCGACAATCTTTCACTCAAAAGAATCAACATGAAGGTTAAACAACTCCCTATTGATAAACGAGAAAAGATGTTGGTCATTTTTGAAAGTATCTTAGATAACCTTTGA
- a CDS encoding LysR family transcriptional regulator, which yields MNLKDLQYFYDLCQLQSYTEVAKQHKVSQPSISYAIKRLEESFNCKLIHHDPSHRSFKLTPQGQILLKHTEKILPEVISTRKEINRSLAQYSTVGFPPIIIQYLFAALNEKDQFDFLKKVRPIRGGSVELLNLLLKGDLDASLLGLIEPLNHPSIETHELFHKELYVVLSKNHPLATAPSLTFEDLVDQSFILLDEHFVHLKAFELLNQKHQNKAEIFFKTDDIVILKELLKKGIGLSLLADIALSDEDDDLIKIPLIPEDQITFTVYYAYLKSATLSSEVEALFNLIKSYE from the coding sequence ATGAATTTAAAAGATCTACAATATTTTTATGACCTCTGTCAGCTTCAATCCTATACGGAAGTAGCAAAACAACACAAGGTCAGCCAACCATCTATTTCTTATGCAATCAAGCGCTTAGAGGAATCTTTTAATTGCAAATTGATTCACCATGATCCTTCGCATCGTTCCTTCAAACTAACTCCTCAAGGGCAGATCCTTCTAAAGCATACAGAAAAGATCTTACCTGAGGTTATTTCTACTCGCAAAGAAATCAATCGTTCCTTGGCCCAATACTCTACTGTAGGATTCCCTCCTATTATCATTCAGTATCTCTTTGCTGCCTTAAACGAAAAAGATCAATTCGATTTTTTAAAAAAAGTACGCCCTATCCGCGGTGGCTCCGTAGAGTTATTAAATCTTCTCCTCAAGGGAGACCTTGATGCAAGCCTACTAGGTTTGATTGAACCACTCAATCATCCTTCAATAGAGACGCATGAACTCTTTCATAAAGAACTGTATGTCGTTTTATCTAAGAACCATCCTCTTGCTACTGCTCCTTCCCTCACTTTTGAAGATTTAGTAGATCAATCCTTTATACTTTTAGACGAACACTTTGTTCACCTGAAAGCTTTTGAACTACTTAATCAAAAGCATCAAAACAAGGCAGAAATATTCTTTAAGACTGATGACATTGTCATTCTTAAAGAACTTTTAAAGAAAGGGATCGGCCTTAGTTTACTGGCTGATATCGCACTTTCTGATGAAGATGATGATTTAATAAAAATCCCTCTAATACCGGAGGACCAGATAACATTTACAGTTTATTATGCTTATCTCAAATCAGCTACACTGTCATCAGAAGTAGAAGCCTTATTTAATCTCATTAAATCATATGAATAG